From one Rubrobacter xylanophilus genomic stretch:
- a CDS encoding L-fuconate dehydratase, protein MSPLRITGVEALDVRFPTSRDLSGSDAMNPAPDYSAAYAVLRTEEGLDGHGLTFTIGRGNELCVAAIRSLSPFVVGRTLESITRDMAAFWYALTGDSQLRWVGPEKGVIHLAAAAIVNAVWDLWAKAEAKPLWKLLVDMTPEQIVACVPFRYITDALTPEEALEILRRNEGTRAAREARMLKEGYPAYTTSAGWLGYTDERVRELCREAVAQGFTHFKQKVGADIEDDVRRAALIREEIGAGRKLMMDANQVWDVEEAIASVRRLAEFDPYWVEEPTSPDDVLGHARIAEAVSPIRVATGEHCQNRVVFKQLMQAGAIGFCQLDACRLGGVNEVLAVLLMAAKFGIPVCPHAGGVGLCEYVQHLSIFDYIYVSASLEDRVLEYVDHLHEHFVEPVRIENGRYMPPQAPGYSIEMRPESLQEFAYPSGPAWEGGA, encoded by the coding sequence ATGAGCCCGCTCAGGATCACCGGGGTGGAGGCGCTGGACGTACGCTTCCCAACCTCCCGCGACCTCTCCGGCTCCGACGCGATGAACCCCGCCCCCGACTACTCGGCGGCCTACGCCGTACTCCGTACCGAGGAGGGGCTCGACGGGCACGGCCTCACCTTCACCATCGGGCGGGGCAACGAGCTGTGCGTCGCCGCCATCCGCTCCCTCTCCCCGTTCGTGGTCGGGCGGACGCTCGAATCCATCACCCGGGACATGGCCGCCTTCTGGTACGCGCTCACCGGCGACAGCCAGCTGCGCTGGGTCGGGCCGGAGAAGGGCGTGATCCACCTGGCCGCCGCGGCGATCGTCAACGCGGTGTGGGACCTGTGGGCCAAGGCCGAGGCCAAGCCGCTGTGGAAGCTGCTGGTGGACATGACCCCCGAGCAGATCGTCGCCTGCGTCCCCTTCCGCTACATCACCGACGCCCTGACCCCCGAGGAGGCGCTCGAGATCCTGCGCCGGAACGAGGGCACCCGGGCCGCGCGCGAGGCCCGGATGCTCAAAGAGGGCTACCCGGCCTACACCACCTCGGCCGGCTGGCTCGGCTACACCGACGAGCGGGTGCGCGAGCTCTGCCGGGAGGCGGTCGCGCAGGGGTTCACCCACTTCAAGCAGAAGGTGGGCGCCGACATCGAGGACGACGTGCGGCGGGCGGCCCTGATCCGGGAGGAGATCGGAGCGGGCCGCAAGCTGATGATGGACGCGAACCAGGTCTGGGACGTGGAGGAGGCCATAGCCAGCGTCCGGCGCCTGGCGGAGTTCGACCCCTACTGGGTCGAGGAGCCCACCAGCCCCGACGACGTCCTCGGGCACGCCAGGATCGCCGAAGCCGTCTCCCCCATCCGGGTCGCCACCGGCGAGCACTGCCAGAACCGCGTCGTCTTCAAGCAGCTGATGCAGGCGGGTGCGATCGGCTTCTGCCAGCTGGACGCCTGCCGCCTCGGCGGGGTGAACGAGGTGCTCGCGGTGCTGCTCATGGCGGCGAAGTTCGGCATACCGGTGTGCCCGCACGCCGGCGGGGTCGGGCTCTGCGAGTACGTCCAGCACCTCTCCATCTTCGACTACATATACGTGAGCGCCTCGCTGGAGGACCGGGTGCTGGAGTACGTGGACCACCTGCACGAGCACTTCGTGGAGCCGGTGCGGATCGAGAACGGCCGCTACATGCCCCCGCAGGCCCCGGGCTACTCGATCGAGATGCGCCCGGAGTCGCTGCAGGAGTTCGCCTACCCCTCGGGTCCGGCCTGGGAGGGGGGCGCGTGA
- a CDS encoding SDR family NAD(P)-dependent oxidoreductase: MRRLEGKRTIVTGAGSGIGRAIAHRFAAEGAHVALADVDEGAARKVAAEIGGGCLVHRTDVTVAEEVAALVRRAVEEWGGLDVMVNNAGVGVAATTPETSEEDFERVMDVCVRGTFLGMKYAIPAMRDSGGGAVINMSSIAALVGLKERAVYSAAKGAVLALTRAAAIDHVQEGVRVNAIAPGTVETPWISRITAGLPDPEEARRQMRARQPHGRFVRPEEVAAMAAYLASEEAASVVGACMVVDGGVTAG; this comes from the coding sequence GTGCGGCGTCTTGAGGGCAAGAGAACGATAGTCACCGGGGCGGGCAGCGGGATCGGACGGGCGATCGCCCACCGGTTCGCCGCCGAGGGAGCGCACGTGGCGCTCGCGGACGTGGACGAGGGGGCCGCGCGGAAGGTCGCCGCCGAGATCGGCGGAGGGTGCCTGGTGCACAGGACCGACGTGACGGTGGCGGAGGAGGTCGCGGCGCTGGTGCGGCGGGCCGTGGAGGAGTGGGGCGGGCTCGACGTCATGGTCAACAACGCCGGCGTGGGCGTCGCCGCCACGACCCCCGAGACCTCCGAGGAGGACTTCGAGCGGGTCATGGACGTGTGCGTGCGGGGCACCTTCCTCGGGATGAAGTACGCCATCCCCGCCATGAGGGACTCCGGCGGAGGGGCCGTCATAAACATGAGCTCCATCGCCGCGCTGGTGGGCCTCAAGGAGCGGGCCGTCTACAGCGCGGCCAAGGGGGCGGTGCTCGCCCTCACCCGGGCTGCGGCCATAGACCACGTACAGGAGGGCGTGCGCGTCAACGCCATAGCCCCCGGTACGGTGGAGACGCCCTGGATCTCCAGGATCACCGCCGGCCTCCCCGACCCGGAGGAGGCGCGGCGGCAGATGCGGGCCCGCCAGCCGCACGGGCGCTTTGTGCGGCCGGAGGAGGTGGCGGCGATGGCGGCCTACCTGGCCAGCGAGGAGGCCGCCTCGGTGGTCGGCGCCTGCATGGTCGTCGACGGGGGCGTGACGGCCGGATGA
- a CDS encoding cupin domain-containing protein — MNPFPRWILDLPGVETPFSGLEGRLLASPDGQAVFFRAERDVEVPPHSHGAQWGIVVTGRLELTVGGETSVYGPGDTYEIPAGAEHSARLPAGCSVIDFFQDPDRYEPVRRNAGSR, encoded by the coding sequence ATGAACCCGTTTCCGCGCTGGATACTGGACCTTCCGGGAGTAGAGACGCCCTTCTCCGGCCTCGAGGGTCGGCTGCTCGCGAGTCCCGACGGGCAGGCGGTCTTCTTCCGGGCCGAGCGGGACGTGGAGGTGCCGCCCCACTCGCACGGCGCCCAGTGGGGCATCGTCGTCACCGGGCGCCTGGAGCTCACCGTGGGCGGAGAGACCTCCGTCTACGGGCCGGGGGACACCTACGAGATCCCCGCCGGCGCCGAACACTCCGCCCGGCTGCCCGCCGGGTGCAGCGTCATAGATTTCTTCCAGGATCCCGACCGCTACGAGCCGGTCCGGAGGAACGCGGGAAGCCGCTAG
- a CDS encoding galactitol-1-phosphate 5-dehydrogenase, which produces MKGVVWHGPRRMAVEEVPQPEPGPGAVVLRTGAAGICGSEVEGYLGRMGNRTPPLIMGHEFSGTVVAVGEGVDGGWLGRRVAVNPLISCGECRLCRAGHENLCPERAMVGIHRPGAFAEYVEVPAGGLHALPEGMDLRSAALAEPLANGVHAAGLGLERGPAELAVVMGAGTIGLMCLQAAVLSGIPEVWVLEPHDGRRARALELGASRALAPGAASEEAVREAAGGLGADLVLDAAGAGETRRAAARLARPGGTVVLVGLHEDETSLGFHDVVRRQIALQGSYAYTPRDFERALEWLASGEAGIGELPDPLPLEKGPDAFEELVRGPSDRVKVFLGEGA; this is translated from the coding sequence ATGAAAGGCGTGGTCTGGCACGGGCCGCGTAGGATGGCGGTGGAGGAGGTGCCCCAGCCGGAGCCCGGTCCCGGCGCGGTGGTCCTGAGGACCGGGGCGGCCGGGATCTGCGGCTCGGAGGTCGAGGGGTACCTGGGCAGGATGGGCAACCGCACGCCCCCCCTGATCATGGGCCACGAGTTCTCCGGGACGGTGGTCGCGGTGGGCGAGGGGGTGGACGGGGGCTGGCTGGGCCGCCGGGTGGCGGTGAACCCCCTGATCTCCTGCGGGGAGTGCCGGCTGTGCCGCGCCGGACACGAGAACCTCTGCCCGGAACGGGCCATGGTCGGGATACACCGCCCCGGCGCCTTCGCCGAGTACGTGGAGGTCCCGGCGGGCGGGCTGCACGCGCTGCCGGAAGGAATGGACCTGCGCTCGGCGGCCCTCGCCGAGCCTCTGGCCAACGGGGTGCACGCGGCCGGCCTCGGCCTCGAACGGGGTCCGGCTGAGCTGGCGGTGGTCATGGGCGCCGGAACCATCGGCCTGATGTGCCTGCAGGCCGCGGTCCTCTCGGGGATACCGGAGGTCTGGGTGCTTGAGCCGCACGACGGCCGCCGAGCCCGGGCGCTGGAGCTCGGGGCGTCCCGGGCCCTCGCCCCGGGCGCGGCCTCCGAGGAGGCCGTCCGTGAGGCCGCCGGCGGGCTCGGCGCCGACCTGGTGCTGGACGCCGCCGGGGCGGGGGAGACCCGCCGGGCCGCCGCGCGGCTGGCGCGTCCGGGCGGGACCGTGGTGCTCGTGGGGCTGCACGAGGACGAGACCTCCCTGGGCTTCCACGACGTGGTGCGGCGCCAGATCGCCCTGCAGGGCTCCTACGCCTACACCCCCCGGGACTTCGAGCGCGCCCTGGAGTGGCTCGCCTCCGGGGAGGCCGGTATCGGGGAGCTCCCCGACCCCCTGCCGCTGGAGAAGGGCCCCGACGCCTTCGAGGAGCTGGTCAGGGGACCCTCCGACCGGGTGAAGGTCTTCCTCGGAGAGGGGGCGTGA
- a CDS encoding SDR family oxidoreductase, protein MEGRPLEGRTAIVTGASSGIGLAVTNMLADGGARVHAVSRRREAIAGGVGEKRISSGRVVPHTLDVSDRAGVERLVRGVGEEEGVGILVLAAGTNVPNRRLDRVTPEDWERILAVNLDGPFYFVKAALPYLRDARGDVVFVGSVSGMWPDVSGAAYQASKLGLAGLARAAGFEEHARGVRFSNVMPGIVDTPLLDNRPEPPPKEVRERALRPEDVARACLFLVTLPERAYVPELTIVPTEIQALGKTSTATPPVPPAEGS, encoded by the coding sequence ATGGAGGGGCGACCTCTGGAGGGCCGCACGGCGATCGTCACCGGGGCCTCGAGCGGCATCGGGCTCGCGGTGACGAACATGCTCGCCGACGGCGGGGCCCGGGTGCACGCGGTCTCCCGCCGCCGGGAGGCCATAGCCGGGGGGGTGGGTGAGAAGAGGATCTCCTCCGGGCGGGTCGTGCCCCACACCCTCGACGTCTCCGACCGGGCGGGGGTGGAGCGGCTGGTGCGCGGCGTCGGCGAGGAGGAGGGGGTGGGCATCCTGGTGCTCGCCGCCGGGACCAACGTCCCCAACCGCAGACTGGACCGCGTGACGCCCGAGGACTGGGAGAGGATCCTCGCGGTCAACCTGGATGGGCCTTTCTACTTCGTGAAGGCGGCCTTGCCCTACCTGCGGGACGCCCGGGGGGACGTGGTGTTCGTCGGGAGCGTCTCGGGGATGTGGCCCGACGTCTCGGGCGCGGCCTACCAGGCCTCCAAGCTCGGGCTCGCCGGGCTGGCGCGGGCGGCCGGCTTCGAGGAGCACGCGCGCGGCGTCCGCTTCTCCAACGTGATGCCCGGCATCGTGGACACGCCCTTGCTGGACAACCGCCCCGAGCCGCCCCCGAAGGAGGTGCGCGAGCGGGCGCTCCGGCCCGAGGACGTCGCCCGGGCGTGCCTGTTCCTGGTGACCCTCCCGGAGCGGGCCTACGTCCCCGAGCTGACCATCGTGCCGACCGAGATACAGGCCCTGGGCAAGACCTCCACCGCTACCCCGCCGGTGCCGCCAGCGGAGGGCTCCTGA
- a CDS encoding mandelate racemase/muconate lactonizing enzyme family protein, with protein MRITDVRTAVVEANYDWTFVRIYTDEGLTGLGESFLAPGLTGIIRDLKPLLLGQDPLDVDRLFSRMRWAASGAGSVAGVVYNAISGIETALWDLAGKYCGVPVYRLLGGKYRDRVRIYADCHAGEALEALSSVMIPRRPRWLPPGAGEAPAGNDPVHGRAFGLQEPDEAYTPEMYAARAREVAAMGFTALKFDLDVPNPHTLDPHSGTLTHAEIRYMVSLVEAVREAVGDGVDIAFDLHWRYNVSDAVRLACELEPYGLMWLEDPVPPENVEALRRVTRSTRTPIASGENLYLRHGFREALERGALDVAAPDLQKCGGLFEGRKIADMADAHYVAVAPHCIASPIGTVAATHVAAAIPNFLALEWHGMSVPFWEEIATGFDGPIIQDGYIRVPEAPGLGVELDEEVARRYAREGEPFF; from the coding sequence GTGAGGATCACCGACGTCCGCACCGCGGTAGTGGAGGCTAACTACGACTGGACCTTCGTCCGGATCTACACCGACGAGGGGCTGACCGGTCTGGGGGAGAGCTTTCTGGCCCCGGGGCTCACGGGGATCATCCGGGACCTCAAGCCCCTCTTGCTCGGCCAGGACCCGCTGGACGTGGACCGGCTGTTCTCCAGGATGCGCTGGGCCGCCTCCGGCGCTGGCTCGGTCGCGGGCGTCGTCTACAACGCTATCTCGGGCATAGAGACGGCGCTGTGGGATTTGGCGGGCAAATACTGCGGCGTGCCCGTCTACCGGCTGCTGGGCGGGAAGTACCGCGACAGGGTGCGCATCTACGCCGACTGCCACGCCGGGGAGGCACTCGAGGCCCTGAGCTCCGTGATGATCCCGCGCCGCCCCCGGTGGCTCCCGCCGGGGGCGGGTGAGGCTCCCGCGGGAAACGACCCGGTGCACGGACGGGCCTTCGGGCTCCAGGAGCCGGACGAGGCATACACCCCCGAGATGTACGCCGCACGGGCGCGGGAGGTGGCCGCGATGGGCTTCACCGCGCTCAAGTTCGACCTCGACGTCCCCAATCCCCACACCCTGGACCCCCACTCCGGGACCCTCACCCACGCGGAGATCCGGTACATGGTCTCGCTGGTGGAGGCGGTCCGGGAGGCCGTGGGTGACGGGGTGGATATCGCGTTCGACCTGCACTGGCGCTACAACGTCTCGGACGCGGTGCGGCTGGCCTGCGAGCTGGAGCCCTACGGGCTGATGTGGCTGGAGGACCCGGTCCCGCCGGAGAACGTGGAGGCGCTGAGGCGGGTGACCCGGAGCACCCGCACCCCCATCGCCAGCGGCGAGAACCTCTACCTGCGCCACGGCTTCCGGGAGGCGCTGGAGCGGGGCGCGCTGGACGTCGCCGCCCCGGACCTGCAGAAGTGCGGCGGCCTCTTCGAGGGACGCAAGATCGCCGACATGGCCGACGCCCACTACGTGGCGGTGGCGCCGCACTGCATCGCGAGCCCCATCGGCACCGTGGCCGCGACCCACGTGGCCGCCGCCATCCCCAACTTCCTGGCGCTGGAGTGGCACGGGATGAGCGTCCCGTTCTGGGAGGAGATCGCCACCGGGTTCGACGGGCCCATCATCCAGGACGGTTACATAAGGGTGCCCGAGGCCCCTGGCCTCGGGGTGGAGCTCGACGAGGAGGTCGCCCGCCGGTACGCCCGGGAGGGCGAGCCGTTCTTCTAG
- a CDS encoding SDR family NAD(P)-dependent oxidoreductase, protein MATFSGEVAWVTGSSTGIGAACAVALAREGCRVAVHYNRSEEEARRVAERIEDSGGEALLVKGDVSDAREVERMAGEVEDRLGGLDFLVNNAGGLLERRSFSEMTEDLWERVMEVNLKSVFLVSRAALPLLRRRGGGRIVNVTSIAARTGGGPGSVAYASAKGGVSTLTRAMAKELVSENILVNGVAPGVITTPFHDRYTPPEVRERLRRGIPIGREGTPEEVAGVVVFLLSPAASYLVGEIIEINGGQLMD, encoded by the coding sequence ATGGCCACTTTCTCCGGAGAGGTTGCCTGGGTGACGGGCAGCAGCACGGGCATCGGGGCCGCCTGCGCCGTCGCGCTGGCCAGGGAGGGCTGCCGGGTCGCGGTCCACTACAACCGCAGCGAGGAGGAGGCCCGGCGGGTCGCGGAGAGGATAGAGGATTCCGGCGGCGAGGCGCTCCTGGTCAAGGGTGACGTCTCGGACGCCCGCGAGGTGGAGCGGATGGCCGGTGAGGTGGAGGACCGCTTAGGGGGGCTGGATTTCCTGGTGAACAACGCCGGCGGGCTCCTGGAGCGGCGGTCCTTCTCGGAGATGACGGAGGACCTCTGGGAGAGGGTCATGGAGGTGAACCTCAAGAGCGTCTTCCTGGTCTCCCGGGCGGCGCTCCCGCTCCTGCGCCGGAGGGGCGGGGGCAGGATAGTGAACGTCACCTCCATTGCCGCCCGCACCGGGGGCGGGCCGGGCTCCGTGGCCTACGCCTCGGCCAAGGGCGGGGTGAGCACCCTCACCCGGGCGATGGCCAAGGAGCTCGTCTCGGAGAACATCCTGGTCAACGGGGTCGCGCCGGGGGTCATCACCACCCCGTTCCACGACCGCTACACCCCGCCGGAGGTGCGCGAGCGGCTCCGCCGCGGGATCCCCATCGGACGGGAGGGGACCCCGGAGGAGGTGGCCGGGGTGGTGGTCTTCCTACTCTCTCCGGCCGCGAGCTACCTGGTCGGGGAGATCATAGAGATCAACGGCGGCCAGCTCATGGACTGA
- a CDS encoding aldo/keto reductase, which produces MTAAGFDPASRRPLGNTGLAVSPLCVGCAPLGDMPETFEYSVSEERARETLLEVFRSPINFLDTAASYGDGESERRIGRVLGEIGGLPKGYVLATKADRDLRTGDFSAEQMRRSVERSLRLLGLERLQLVYLHDPEYLHEPGREPFEYMTSPGGPVEALQELKEEGLIEHLGIAGGPVELMVRFVETGLFEVAITHNRYTLVERSAEPLLDACAERGVACLNAAPYGSGILAKGPDTYARYEYREAPAALVERVRAMERVCREFGVPLAAAALQFSLRDPRVASTIVGISRPERVEQTLELARHPVPGELWDRLEEVSP; this is translated from the coding sequence GTGACGGCGGCAGGCTTCGACCCGGCCTCCCGCAGGCCGCTCGGGAACACGGGCCTTGCGGTCTCCCCGCTCTGCGTGGGTTGCGCCCCGCTCGGGGACATGCCCGAGACCTTCGAGTACTCCGTCTCCGAGGAGCGCGCCAGAGAGACCCTCCTCGAGGTCTTCCGGAGCCCCATAAACTTTCTGGACACCGCCGCCTCCTACGGGGACGGGGAGAGCGAGCGCCGCATAGGCCGGGTGCTCGGGGAGATCGGCGGGCTCCCCAAGGGGTACGTGCTCGCCACCAAGGCCGATCGAGACCTCCGGACCGGGGACTTCTCCGCGGAGCAGATGCGCCGCTCGGTGGAGCGCAGCCTGCGGCTGCTCGGGCTGGAGAGGCTCCAGCTCGTCTACCTGCACGACCCCGAGTACCTCCACGAGCCCGGCCGGGAGCCCTTCGAGTACATGACGTCCCCCGGCGGGCCGGTCGAGGCGTTGCAGGAGCTCAAGGAGGAGGGTCTCATAGAGCACCTGGGGATCGCCGGGGGGCCCGTCGAGCTCATGGTGCGGTTCGTGGAGACGGGCCTCTTCGAGGTCGCCATCACCCACAACCGCTACACGCTCGTGGAGCGGAGCGCAGAGCCGCTGCTCGACGCGTGCGCCGAGCGCGGCGTCGCGTGCCTCAACGCCGCCCCCTACGGCAGCGGCATCCTGGCCAAGGGTCCCGACACCTACGCCCGCTACGAGTACCGGGAGGCTCCGGCGGCGCTCGTGGAGAGGGTGAGGGCCATGGAGAGGGTCTGCCGGGAGTTCGGCGTCCCGCTCGCGGCCGCCGCGTTGCAGTTCTCGCTCAGGGACCCGCGCGTAGCCTCCACGATAGTCGGCATCAGCCGCCCGGAGCGGGTCGAGCAGACGCTGGAGCTGGCGCGGCACCCAGTCCCCGGGGAGCTGTGGGATCGGCTGGAAGAGGTCAGTCCATGA
- a CDS encoding extracellular solute-binding protein codes for MAETLRVLLVGGPMYDPLYGRIGEFEERTGVRVERVVSRDHPDLNARIAREFGSGEASYDLISTHTKYAPGQRRWLTPLDGDLGPEELAPFAERTLELARMDGALYGLPRNLDVKLLHYRTDLIERPPETWEELLEKATHLRSGGVYGFAFPGKESGLFGHFFELHAMYGGRTFREEGSPAPRINDEAGRRALGILVQLYRQAAPEETPDWHYDEVAACFREGRAAMSTDWPGGFHLYEGEGSRVRGRYGLALYPQGPAGRYVYAGCHSFAIPRTVRDRGAAVELLRFLTSRDSQAHEARFGTLPARLDALGDVRAEAQPGSLAGRRWALLEETQRPALIPPKHENYPAVEEVIWRGLREALLGRRSVEEALARTEEAARRAAEGER; via the coding sequence ATGGCGGAGACTCTGCGGGTTTTGCTGGTGGGCGGGCCGATGTACGATCCGCTGTACGGGAGGATCGGGGAGTTCGAGGAGCGGACCGGGGTACGGGTGGAGCGGGTCGTCTCCCGCGACCATCCGGACCTCAACGCCCGGATAGCGCGGGAGTTCGGCTCTGGGGAGGCTTCGTACGACCTCATCTCCACCCACACCAAGTACGCGCCGGGGCAGCGCCGGTGGCTCACCCCGCTGGATGGGGATCTGGGCCCGGAGGAGCTCGCGCCGTTCGCGGAGAGGACGCTGGAGCTCGCCCGGATGGACGGCGCGCTCTACGGTCTGCCCCGCAACCTCGACGTCAAGCTCCTGCACTACCGGACGGATCTCATTGAACGCCCGCCGGAGACGTGGGAGGAGCTGCTGGAGAAGGCGACACACCTGCGCTCCGGCGGGGTGTACGGTTTCGCCTTCCCCGGCAAGGAGAGCGGGCTCTTCGGCCACTTCTTCGAGCTGCACGCCATGTACGGCGGCAGGACGTTCCGGGAGGAGGGATCGCCCGCGCCGCGCATAAACGACGAGGCCGGGCGGCGGGCGCTGGGGATCCTCGTCCAGCTCTACCGGCAGGCCGCTCCGGAGGAGACCCCGGACTGGCACTACGACGAGGTGGCCGCCTGTTTCCGGGAGGGACGAGCCGCCATGAGCACCGACTGGCCCGGCGGGTTCCACCTCTATGAGGGAGAGGGCAGCAGGGTCAGGGGCCGCTACGGGCTCGCCCTCTACCCGCAGGGGCCGGCGGGGAGGTACGTCTACGCCGGCTGCCACTCCTTCGCCATCCCCCGCACCGTGCGGGACAGGGGGGCGGCGGTCGAGCTGCTGCGCTTTCTCACCTCCCGCGATTCGCAGGCCCACGAGGCCCGTTTCGGGACCCTGCCCGCCAGGCTCGACGCGCTCGGCGACGTTCGCGCGGAGGCCCAACCCGGCTCGCTCGCCGGGCGGCGGTGGGCGCTGCTGGAGGAGACCCAGAGGCCCGCCCTCATCCCGCCCAAGCACGAGAACTACCCGGCCGTGGAGGAGGTCATCTGGCGGGGCCTCCGGGAGGCGCTGCTTGGGAGACGCTCCGTGGAGGAGGCGCTCGCCCGGACCGAAGAGGCCGCCCGCCGGGCGGCGGAGGGAGAGCGGTGA
- a CDS encoding FadR/GntR family transcriptional regulator, translating into MVGDGHSLAEEAIRRLKAMILSGELAPGERLPVERELAARLGISRGSLREAVRALALVGVLRTRRGDGTYVTSLEPGLLLEATGMVAELLQENSAVWLLEVRRMLEPGATALAAARMSPEEISGLRECLERLEKAPGVEELVAADDEFHARIASAAGNPVLSSLLRGLAGRTLRARLWRGVSDQKTLERTRLGHRAIFQAIERRDPELARAAAASHIAEVEDWFRSNPQEPA; encoded by the coding sequence GTGGTGGGTGATGGGCATTCGCTGGCCGAGGAGGCGATCCGGCGGTTGAAGGCCATGATCCTCTCCGGGGAGCTTGCGCCGGGGGAGCGGCTTCCGGTGGAGAGGGAGCTTGCGGCCCGGCTGGGGATCTCCCGCGGCTCGCTGCGAGAGGCGGTGCGGGCGCTGGCGCTGGTGGGCGTGCTTAGGACACGCCGGGGCGACGGTACTTACGTGACGAGCCTGGAGCCCGGTCTGCTGCTGGAGGCGACCGGGATGGTGGCCGAGCTCCTGCAGGAGAACAGCGCCGTCTGGCTCCTGGAGGTGCGCCGGATGCTGGAGCCGGGGGCCACCGCTCTCGCCGCGGCCCGCATGTCGCCCGAGGAGATCTCCGGGCTGCGGGAATGCCTCGAACGCCTGGAGAAGGCCCCCGGCGTCGAGGAGCTCGTCGCCGCCGACGACGAATTCCACGCCCGCATCGCCAGCGCCGCCGGTAACCCGGTCCTCTCCTCCCTGCTGCGCGGCCTCGCCGGACGTACCCTCCGAGCCCGCCTCTGGCGCGGCGTCTCCGACCAGAAGACCCTGGAGAGAACCCGCCTCGGCCACCGCGCCATCTTCCAGGCCATCGAACGCCGCGACCCGGAGCTCGCCCGGGCCGCAGCAGCCTCCCACATAGCCGAGGTCGAAGACTGGTTCCGTAGCAACCCTCAGGAGCCCGCTTGA
- a CDS encoding sugar ABC transporter ATP-binding protein, whose translation MEERVEPVVRLRGICKEFPGVMAVDGVDLDILPGEVHVVAGENGAGKSTLMKLLSQVERPTAGEIYISGERVEFHGPGHAQRLGVAMVYQEFALAPHLSVAENLFLGREPGRGGFVDRRAEKEEARGLLERVGLEVDPDRLVSTLTVAEQQRVEIAKALAIDAKVVIMDEPTATLAEKEIEELFGVIRDLTSQGRAVLYISHRLDEIFRIADRVTVMRDGKVVATLPVEELDEAKLVRLMVGREIGNLYPRPETQIGDVLLRVRGLSRGERLRDCSFEVRAGEILGFAGLVGAGRTELARAVFGADPVDAGEIELEGRRLRIRKPQDAIEAGIGYLTEDRKGEGLALQLGIDQNITLASLPARFGFIGLGRERSIAERRREQLNIRTPSVRRKVQVLSGGNQQKVVVARWLETRARVLFFDEPARGIDVGAKAEMFALIGELAREGRGIVLISSYLPELINMCDRILVMRDGSVAGVLEREEFSEERIIALATGVKETV comes from the coding sequence ATGGAGGAGCGTGTGGAGCCGGTGGTTCGGCTACGGGGCATCTGCAAGGAGTTCCCCGGGGTTATGGCGGTGGACGGGGTGGATCTGGACATCCTCCCGGGCGAGGTACACGTGGTTGCGGGGGAGAACGGGGCTGGCAAGAGCACCCTCATGAAGCTGCTCTCGCAGGTGGAGCGGCCGACGGCCGGTGAGATCTACATCTCCGGCGAGCGGGTGGAGTTTCACGGGCCGGGACATGCGCAGCGGCTGGGGGTGGCGATGGTCTACCAGGAGTTCGCGCTGGCCCCGCATCTCTCGGTGGCGGAGAACCTCTTTCTGGGTCGGGAGCCGGGACGGGGGGGCTTCGTCGACCGGCGGGCGGAGAAAGAGGAGGCGCGGGGGCTCCTGGAGCGGGTGGGGCTTGAGGTGGATCCGGACCGGCTCGTCTCCACGCTCACGGTGGCCGAGCAGCAGCGGGTGGAGATCGCAAAGGCGCTGGCCATCGACGCGAAGGTTGTCATCATGGACGAGCCCACTGCCACGCTGGCCGAGAAGGAGATAGAGGAGCTCTTCGGGGTCATAAGGGATCTCACCTCTCAGGGGCGGGCCGTGCTGTACATCTCGCACCGGCTGGACGAGATCTTCCGGATCGCCGACCGGGTCACCGTGATGCGCGACGGGAAGGTCGTGGCCACCCTTCCGGTGGAGGAGCTCGACGAGGCGAAGCTCGTGCGGCTCATGGTGGGGCGGGAGATCGGCAACCTCTACCCCAGGCCCGAGACCCAGATAGGGGACGTCCTTCTGCGGGTGCGCGGGCTCAGCCGCGGGGAGAGGCTCAGGGACTGCTCCTTCGAGGTGCGTGCGGGGGAGATCCTGGGCTTCGCCGGGCTCGTGGGGGCCGGGAGGACCGAGCTCGCCCGGGCCGTCTTCGGGGCCGACCCCGTGGATGCGGGGGAGATCGAGCTGGAAGGCCGGAGGCTCCGCATCCGCAAGCCGCAGGACGCCATAGAGGCCGGCATCGGGTATCTCACGGAGGATCGCAAGGGGGAGGGGCTCGCGCTCCAACTCGGGATCGACCAGAACATAACGCTCGCCAGCCTGCCCGCCCGGTTCGGCTTCATCGGTCTCGGGAGAGAGCGGAGCATCGCCGAGCGGCGCCGGGAGCAGCTCAACATCCGCACCCCCTCCGTCCGTCGCAAGGTACAGGTGCTCTCCGGCGGCAACCAGCAAAAGGTGGTCGTCGCCCGGTGGCTCGAGACCCGGGCCCGGGTGCTCTTCTTCGACGAGCCCGCCCGCGGCATAGACGTCGGGGCCAAGGCCGAGATGTTCGCCCTCATCGGGGAGTTGGCCAGGGAGGGGCGGGGGATAGTGCTCATCTCCTCCTACCTGCCCGAGCTCATAAACATGTGCGACCGCATCCTCGTGATGCGCGACGGTAGCGTGGCGGGTGTTCTGGAGAGGGAGGAGTTCTCCGAGGAGAGGATCATAGCCCTTGCAACCGGAGTAAAGGAGACCGTATGA